In Arachis hypogaea cultivar Tifrunner chromosome 7, arahy.Tifrunner.gnm2.J5K5, whole genome shotgun sequence, the genomic window AACAGTAAATCAGAGATTGCAAGGAAGCAAACAGTGAATGGTTGATGAAAATaatatgagaaaatagttaaggttttgaAGATGTTTAAATTTTCGGATTAATAATTCTTATCAACCACTTTAATTATGcaaagattcaattcatagcaaatcttaagtgatcaaaccctaattctttagtagtttaatctcctctaactcaaaactgccaatttcttggtcacttaatttaaattagaagattaagtccaattctagtttatgagcCACACAAACCCTGAGTACCCAAAAATGGGGCGATTATACGACACGTATCACGTTACATCCAGATAATTAGAGAGTTGTGAAGAATTGATTTCAAGATGTAATTCCaatgatataacttttccaagattcaacaagaattcaaaTAGAAGAGTTATCTTCTCATATACTTTAATTCctagaatgaagaacgaaatcaATTCTTGAATTTAAATCAGTGCATTGATTAAGAGTAGGatgacaatagtattaatccattaaaataaacagagctcctaactttaacaatggaggtttagttgctcatggaacctcgagtaaaaaaatgtaaaaatgcagaatgagaaagaggaagaagcgagtgcgaagggctgaatcttttctccttttatatctaatcctaattgatacaaaattaaaattctaaaacctactaacatcttcttttaatttaatttttaaattaaaaaccaaAAATGTCTTCCCTGGAATTGCTTGACACGGCCTTGGCGCTAAATGTTGAGCAAAAAGCCAAAAATGCCACCTTCATAGAGTCCTTACACAAATTACGAGGCACCTGGCGCTAGGCGTTTATTGCTAGCTTGACagcaagtttttttttctttttttttttcgtcctAATATTTCTTGTAAATAACAAAATAGCGAGATGATTCGAAGTAGCATCCATAATGGTATAAAACAACAAAATGTCATAAAAGCTCAACAAAGCCACAtctaaattactaaaaaaataagaaagatgcTCAAGCAACATGCACTTTCTCCTTGTTAACTCGTGCCCGCAGGTTTTCAAGTGTTACAACTTTCAAATTATAACTTTACATATTTGGCTTCAATTTTTATGTCCTATAGCATGTTGATGGTAACCCAGTTCATTAGTACACTGGTTCACCTCTCAATCTTTCCAAGCCGAGTCCCTTTATTGCAAACACATTAatactatttttctttaaaaCACTAAATCCTCCTAAGCTTACGAACCCTGAAGCACATAGACTGGTATAAAGAACGCTTTCTTTCTTAGTTCTTATAAAAAGGGTTTGGATCACGTtacttagataatttttttacccTTGATTCATTATCCTTCGAGATGCATTATGGCGAAAAACTAGGTTACACAATGTCTGATCTTTCTGCTGATATTTTTTGGTGGTGTTGTCAGCTCATGTGAAAAGTGCACTAATTTGTGTATAGGAAGGAGATTCTGTGGTAGCACATTTTGAATACCATAAGCACCCAATCACATCCATTGAGTGGAGTCCACATGAAGCCTCTTCATTGGCCGTTTCATCATCCGATAATCAGCTTACGCgagtaaaatatttatatatctgCAAATCCCGTTAATCAACTTCCAAACagattttagtactctttttaaaCCGTCTATTTTGTGATCTTTGTTgatctatttttatatataaaatactaAAGTTACATTCAACTTGATTCTACTAGAAGGAATTAACTTTTCTACTGTTGAAATGATTAATTATCACTGAAAGAAACTAATTAAAAAGTTTAGTGCCTAAACTAGAAAAGAAAAGGTGTAGATAGTGGGTATTATTTTTCCAATTCTGCCCTCTTTATTTCTAGTGTGTTGCCCATTTTACGTCGTAGTTAcccaaaattaaataatatttcccAAAATTAAGTCTATCGTTATTGAGATTGATCCAATTCAGACCTCTCAAGTAGTTAGtagttattttttcaaaatcacagGAGCTAAATGAAGTTGTCTCTGGAATTTTGACATGTGTTTCGAAATTCGAACGGCTAATATGGTGGTGGACAAATTGGTAAAAACAAACACTTTATTCAGGTGTATTTTTTGTGATCAATGATCTATCTAACGAGATGTAACTGACTGTACTAATTTGTGTAAGTTTTTTTGTATTTTGGTTctctaaaaaaaatgttttatccCTGATCAAATGCTTTTGTATCCCAACAAAACGTTTTATATCCTAAGATTTTGCTTCTCATAGTAAATCCAATAGACTAAAATATAAGAACtgttatctattattattattattaagcacGAGAGTAAATGGAGATTAAAAGAAAAAACCCAAAAAGTTGAGTACGTACATATGGAACATGACAACATATCACTAAGAAACTAAAACAAATAAAGCTTATTAGAGCACACATCGTACGTGGTTAATCAGCATCTCCTGCAACACTACATACTGAATAGGAATGGTCTATTTTCCCCCCTAAAGCTATGTTAATAATAAAGAGAACCTGCAAAAACCGGAAATAATGGAGGAGAACTCAATGTGAGTTAATTATGTTTTTCCAATTTTAATATTGTTATTAAGTGTCCACTAGTGTACACAAAATTCTAGTTTTAttctgatttatatatatatatatatatattagtgtaTCAATAGCCCGTGACTAAAAGGTTAAATTAGTTTAAATAATGAAAACGGTAAGTGATTTATAATTTAACTAAAAGGTCTTGAGTTTAAATaatgaaaacaatattttttatgaattatataatagaagatatttaaaaaaaaagttgaacaCTAATCTTTTTAATATACTCATTATATATAGTAAGTATATATAGATAATTAGACCcacatatttatcaaaataaaatctccaataaaaaaaataaaaaacactataTAGACATAAAAgtcatcatatatttttttataaaatacatgtgttgtttatttattttgaatatatattttatattgataatttagtaattgaaatttttttgtgtgtgtatatctagcatcattaaaaaaatatgtaatctaaaattttaactataatgacttttttttttcaaaaaaaaaatgtttttagaaTGGTCTCTATAAATATCAGAATCTCAATTGATATGTCATGAATAAAATACAGCAAATAAAACTGAGATTTGCTTGCAAACACCTAAGAATTCCTCCTTATTGAGACTTCTTAATTAAACTTTTTAAGGATGTATATATAATATCTATACCATGAGTTGAGATTTAAAAAGAAAGATTCATTTTAAAAGAAATccaaactaattgaggtttaactGTTACTTCATTTCACTGttcaaaaaatttattctttattttctttcttctctgaaATTTAATTTGGTAAACACACCCTTAGCTATTGGGTGCAGAGGCTCCTACCTTGCCACCAATTCCCTCTTGAAGCACCGTTTGGATCGCTACCATTCGGATCATCATCCTCCTTTTCTTTTTTGAACTACAATAAGAATGAAAATTATTAGCTCCTTCTTTGTCTTCACATCAATGAGTAAAGTCACAAatgaaaattattaaaagaaaaagtttagggccagcaatttttgtgttttttgaccAACATTTAACTAtcaaagaaaagtgagtgatttCTCATTATTGGATACAATTTCACATtattaaaaacattattgatggccaattgatggttacaaaatattaaaattgctAACCCCTAACATTTCTCTTATTTATGACTCACAGCATGATGGTAGGGTTGAGGAGGAGGAGTAGtagtggcggtggtggtggtcCTGTCTCTTGGAGAATAAATTTCTTGACCACCATAGTAGATTGAAGAGCTGTAGTAGTTAGGCTCCACCACACTCTCATTCTTGTTTGACATACCACTACTCTTACTTTTACCTGGAATTCAACGAGGTTCTATGCATCTtatctaaatcctaaattctaaattctaaacagaaaaaatatgtgtattttctctatatataaaagataatatcccattaatagaaaataaatcacattaaattttattttattcattaagttctagtaaataaaaaattaagtaaattttattttttaaaaaatattatatattttatttgtgtttttcttttaaaaaaaaccgTATCCTTTCAGTATCTTTCTACGTACTTAGTTTTGAACGAACCTGATATTGCAAAATGTTTTCCTGCCACATCTTGTGTTCTTGAATAATCTCTCCCTCCaaccttaaaaataaaaaattaactggaTTATTGATTGTTGATATGTCAATTAGAAATTTCACAAACCAAATTACGATTTCTAACAGAAAAAGCATAAAGGGCTAACTTTTAGTTAAccaatactaattaattttagattttaggatttataatttaaggtgTAGGATAaagaattgataatttaatatctataatttaaaataaacaaaataatttaaaaaaatagctaaTATTGACTGAAAGTAATTACTTAAcattatttattctaataataaaaggttttattttttatttttttaaataaaaaaaaaagttaatccactcaaaaaaaaaaggaaaaaagaagagaaaaacttAAAGAATGATGCATACAGATGATGAAGGCGGAAAAATGGAACCAAAGAGAGCGATGGAGGAAGATGAAGTAGAGGATGAGTCCTTGGGACCAAAAAATTGATCAAAGTTATTCATGGTTGATGAAGAAGATCCTTGTTTTTGGTTATTGTCCATATATCTTTATAGGAGCTATATACTTGTTATTTAAGGTTTTGAATTTGGATGGACTTGCTTCTTAACCAAACAATATAACTAATAACTCCTTAAAGACCAAATCATATATACGACACcccaaaaacagaaaaagaaataaaatataaagaagagagaagatagGAGATAAGCAGAGAAGTTAGCTTATGTGTAAGAATTGGCAAATAATTTGTGCTATTTATAAGCCCAAAAATGTATATGCTTCCCCCCATGTGGCATGTGCTCTCATTTTCGTCACTTTAATTGccaaaaataatcattttattaTCCTTTCCATTAgggcttttttatttaaaaatagaaaaactttAAATCATTAGAGTATATCTATTTGGTTAGTCAAAAAGGTCCATTATATTTAAAGTTGGTTTattaagaatatatataataaaaagttaACACAATCTTTTCTTATATGGTTTCAATTAATATCCTATTTTTAAGAAAATGAGTGTTAAATTTATTCAATCATCATATGGTTAgtgatataattattcatattatttttgtCTATTCGTTTAAATTTTTGGAATGAGTGATTTTATCACGTGGTATTAGAACtctatattcaaaaaatttttaattcgaTCTTTATTAAATCTTAAAGTAGAAAAAATagcataagataaaaaaaaatctatacaaaaaatcaaataaattcaaaaaattcttatttgaaaaaaaatgctAGAAATATAATCAATTAACCCTTcgtattactttttttttatccgTTTAACCATTTAAAATAAGTGGTTTCATAACAAATACGTTATTACTACTTTATAATTCTCTTATTGACTAAATATTTCATTATTCATTATAaagtatatataaagaaaaatactaaCTTTCACTTCAATAGATTgaagatcattacattcatcctTCCCTATGTATAaatgaaaattatgaaagaaagtTAGTGTACTAATCTTCATCCTGTACAAAATTACATTTTATTCTCTACTTCTTCACTaaactttaaattaaaatatgtaaCATTCTTCTTGTCAAAAAGAATATTCCAAGAGGATAGCATTGTACTAGGGACCGAAAgtggtgtgtgtatatatatgcttTGCCTCTGGTAGTGGTTATTGGAatgaatatatattaattagattTTTGTGGAACCTTATCAAACCCTAGAGGATTCCAATCGAATAATATCGAGTATTAGGTTAGTTAAAGTAAAAATTAGTGCTAATGAATTGAGTATAAACATTAGGAAAACAAGCACATGGCTCAACAATAGCAATACTTAAAGGCTTTGTATTATTATTGAggataaaactattttttttaatttaagttaacaaaaagataagagaaaattttattatttttctctcctaaaaaatactaaaatgacactctctttttttttatttgtaaaatgtagGGTTAAGTACTGATTTTATTCCTAAAGTCTGGGGTAAAAATCAAATTCGTCtccaacctttttttgttattaaaatcatccttaacgttacaaaacattataaaatcatACTTTTGttcataaacaaatttttttggacaattttaccctttaaataaaaataaaaaatattaaaaaaatcaccTCACCCCACCCCACCACCCCTTACCCCCACAGCCCCACCCCACCCCTTATCACTacctaaaacagaaaaaaaagcaaaagacaaacgaaaaaagagagaaacaaaggggaagaagaaagaaaaggaaagaaagaaaagggaggtAACGGCGGGAAAGAGTGCGGCCGCCGCCGTCGCTGTCGCCATTGTGTCGTGACTAGAGAGAGAGACAAAAcgaggagatgagagagagaacgagagaagagaggaacagagggagaagaaaggaaaggaagaaggaggaggtgACGGTAGGGAAGAGTGACGGCGGAGAGCTGCTCTGTCGGCGTCGGACTCCATCATCGTCGTGAGGGGCTCTGCTCTTCCCCCTCGCTCGATTTGTCCTCCCCTCAGCCACAGCTGCGACGGCGATGGCGACGGCAGTAGCTTCTGTGCCGtcacttcttcctcctcttttctTCGACCGCGACAGCGACGGACGACAGCAACACCACTCCTCTTCTCTGagttttcctcttctctcttttttctctattCTGTCTTCTCTCTTTTCTGCGTTTTCTCTCTTGAGTTTGAAGGATTGGAATTTGGAATTTTCTGTCTTGAATTTTGAAGGATTGCTTTTATTGttgatgaatttttttaatctgagtatattgttgttgttgattctgtGTTAGTTTGGTTTAATTTTCCCTTTGTATTCATCAACATTATTATTGTTTGTTTGTTCATCAACATTATGATTTCTCCATTACTGTCTTGGATCTAATTACTTGTCTTGGATCTAATTTTTAGTTTAATGATTATATGATATTGTTTTGTCAAGTTTTTTAGCTTAACTtttagtttaattgagttgttgttgccaagtttttttctcttgttttcactTTAAAATTGAGTTGCTGTTGCTATTGTTGGTGTTATGATGGGTTTAGGGTTAATG contains:
- the LOC112702460 gene encoding uncharacterized protein isoform X2 — its product is MDNNQKQGSSSSTMNNFDQFFGPKDSSSTSSSSIALFGSIFPPSSSVGGRDYSRTQDVAGKHFAISGKSKSSGMSNKNESVVEPNYYSSSIYYGGQEIYSPRDRTTTTATTTPPPQPYHHAFKKEKEDDDPNGSDPNGASRGNWWQGSLYY
- the LOC112702460 gene encoding uncharacterized protein isoform X1, with translation MDNNQKQGSSSSTMNNFDQFFGPKDSSSTSSSSIALFGSIFPPSSSVGGRDYSRTQDVAGKHFAISGKSKSSGMSNKNESVVEPNYYSSSIYYGGQEIYSPRDRTTTTATTTPPPQPYHHAFKKEKEDDDPNGSDPNGASRGNWWQGRSLCTQ